GCGGGCCGCCACGATGGCCCAGGAGGTCCTGCACTCCGGCCTCCTGCGGCATGGTGGGCGACCCGACCGGGGCTACGAGGAGGTGGCGGCGCTCGACACGGCGCGGTTCCCGAACGGCGAGGTGCCCGCGCGGGTCGCCCTGCTGCACGACTACGAGAGCCTGTGGGTGTACAACATGCAGCCCCACGCTGAGGGGATGAATTACTGGGCGCAAACCTTCGCCTACTACCGCGTCCTGCGCTCGGTCGGGCTGGACGTGGACATCCTCCACCCCGACCGGGACCTGGGCGGCTACGCGGTGATCGTCGCCCCGGCCCTGACACTGATGACCCCGGAGCGTGCCCGGCATCTGGAGGCCGCCGCCCGACACAGCCACCTCATTTTCGGGCCGCGCACCGCCTTCCGCACCGGGTCCGGGCGCACGCCCGAGGAGGGGCAGTTCGGCGAGCTGAGCGGACTGGTCGGGGCCTCGCTCCTGCGCTACGACAGCCTGTGCGCGGGGATGGGCCAGGAGGTCGTGGCGGGGGGAGTGTCCCATCTCGCCCGGCACTGGGCGGAGAGCTATGAGCCGGACGGGGCGCACACCCTCTCCCGCTACCGGGGCGGCCCGCTGGACGGCGAGAGCGCCGTGATTCGCCACGGGAACGTCACGGTGATCGGTGCCCACAGCGAGACCCTGATCGCCGAGGTGCTGGAGGAGGTGCTGAGCGGGGCGGGAGTCCAGCCCACGCGGCTTCCCGAGGGCGTTCGCCTCTCGCGGCGCGGTGAGGTCACGCTGCTTCAGAACTGGAACAGTCACGCCGTCACCTGGCAGGGGCAGGAGCTGGGGCCGGTCAGCGCCCACCCGCTCCGACGTTCGGAGGTGCCCGCATGAAGAACGGCCTGAGTCAGACCCCATTCAGCCAGCAACCGGAGCATTCCGGGGTTCCAATCAAGGAGAGACCATGAAAAAGATGCTCGTTCTGCTGTCCCTGGCCCTGGCGACCCCAGCCAGCGCCGCTACCCTCACCGTCTGGAGCCACTTCACGGACGCCGCTGAGGTCTCCTGGCTGCGCGCCCAGGCCGACGCCTACACCAAGTCCACGGGGAATAAGGTCACGATTGTCAGCCTGCCGCTCGACCAGATTCCCGATAAGCTGATTCAGGCCGCACCGAAGGGCCAGGGGCCGGACATGGTGGTGACGCTGCCGCAGGACCGCCTGGGCCAACTGTCGTCGGCGGGCGTGGTGGAACCGATGGACCGCTACGTCGTGAGCAAGACGGACCTCGACCGCACGGCGGTTCAGGCCATGACCTACAAGGGCAAGCTCTTCGGGCTGCCCATGTTCGCGGAATCCGTGGCGCTGATCTACAACAAGAAGCTGGTGCCGAGGGCACCGACCACCTGGAACGAGTTTCTGGGTGCGGCGCAGAAGAACACCGGGAACGGCAGGTTCGGCTTCCTGGTCGATCTGACCAACGCCTACGCCAACTACGGCTTTTTCAGCGCCTACGGCTCGTACATCTTCAAGAACAACGGCGGCACCCTGAACGTCTCGGACGTGGGCATCGCCAACGCTGGGGCCGCCAGGGCTTTGGCCCTGATGAACGACCTGCGCTTCAAGTACGGGCTGATTCCCGAGGGCGTGTCCGCCGACGCGGCCAAGAGTGCGTTCGTGGACGGTCGCCTGGCGATGGTCGTGACCGGGCCGTGGGACATGGGCGACATCAGGAAGGCGGGCATCGACTACGGCATCACCACCATCCCGACGCCCCCCGGCGCGACCGGCAGGTGGAGTCCCTTCGTGGGCGTGCAGGGCGTGGTGATCAACGCCTACTCCAGGAACAAGGCGGCGGCGGCGCAATTTGCGCGGGCGCTGGCGACCAGCCCGGCGCAGCTTGCCTTCAATCAGGCGGGCGGGCGCATCCCCGTCAGCCTGGCCGCGCGCACCCGCCTGAAGGCCGATCCGGTGGTCACGGGCTTCAGCCGGGCCATCTCCGCCGGGACGCCGATGCCGAACGTGCCGGAGATGGGCGCGGTCTGGGGACCCTGGGGCAGCGCCGTCGCCCAGAGTGTGCAGAAGGCCAGCCCGAACTACGCGACGATCCTCGCGGCGGCCCTCAAGGAGATCAAGGGCAACATCAAGTAACGGGCGAGGAGTACAGGAACCGCAGGAACAAGGTCAGCCGCGCGAGGAATCCACCTCCGGCACGGCTGACCCTCTGTTCGGGGTGAGGGAGGAGCGGCCCCACCAGAAGTCCCGAAGCTCGCCGAAGTGGGGCCTTTCCCCCGCGCGGACGTGAAGTCGGACAACGCCAGCCTTGAGACGAGGTTTCCTGCCAACGTCGCAGAGGGCGGAGGGCCAACAGCACCGGCCACGCCGCCCTCTGCCTCGTGCTCCCCGACGCTCACATTCACGGGAGGTCCGGGGCAGGGCGCACAGGTGTGGTCACGCCGAGCGTCAGCGAAGCCTCTCTGGTCGCGGGGACCCTTCGCCGCGCTCAGGGTGACGACCTGGATGAGCTTTGCCCTACTGCCCCTCGTTCACCCGCCAGTAGCCGACGACCCGCACGTCGGCCCCCGGATGGTCGGCGCGCAGGATGTTCCGCAGCGTCCTGGCACCGCTCACCTCCAGCGCACCCCAGACGGCGGCGGGGGCAGTCTCCAGGGTGTCCAGCACCGCGCGCAGCGAGGCACCGCTCTCGCCCACGCGGGGCAACCAACTGACGTATGCACCGGGGGGCAGGTGAACGTCGTCCAGGTACCGTTGCTCGGCGGCGTCCCCAACCTCCAGCAGCACGCGCACCGGGAACTCCTCGGCCCAGCCCTCCAGCAGCGCCGCAATCGTGGG
The sequence above is a segment of the Deinococcus sp. YIM 134068 genome. Coding sequences within it:
- a CDS encoding sugar ABC transporter substrate-binding protein → MKKMLVLLSLALATPASAATLTVWSHFTDAAEVSWLRAQADAYTKSTGNKVTIVSLPLDQIPDKLIQAAPKGQGPDMVVTLPQDRLGQLSSAGVVEPMDRYVVSKTDLDRTAVQAMTYKGKLFGLPMFAESVALIYNKKLVPRAPTTWNEFLGAAQKNTGNGRFGFLVDLTNAYANYGFFSAYGSYIFKNNGGTLNVSDVGIANAGAARALALMNDLRFKYGLIPEGVSADAAKSAFVDGRLAMVVTGPWDMGDIRKAGIDYGITTIPTPPGATGRWSPFVGVQGVVINAYSRNKAAAAQFARALATSPAQLAFNQAGGRIPVSLAARTRLKADPVVTGFSRAISAGTPMPNVPEMGAVWGPWGSAVAQSVQKASPNYATILAAALKEIKGNIK